In Polaribacter sp. L3A8, a genomic segment contains:
- a CDS encoding sensor histidine kinase yields the protein MYKNKRITVLSHMLVWLTLICLPYLLSYGQEQDFSRVIAHFWIPLFFSAIIFYLNYFVLIDRFLFPKKMLYFIIINAGAIVCFLYLKEYIEDNFFKDIIKKSVAGVERVRPPFKIAIYIQILSYLAPLFFSIALKSTKRWIKTEAERKEAANFKLKSELQHLRYQLQPHFFFNSLNNIYALVDISPDQAKKSIHSLSKLMRYMLYETNEESISLSKEMDFMKKYIDLMKLRVSDKTKVNYHFPSEETGIKIAPLLFISLIENAFKHGVSASKPGTIEINMTCSNKKVLFVIENENFPKKMDDKSGSGIGIPNIEKRLELLYPNKNSFKTAVTNNRFVAELEIETN from the coding sequence ATGTACAAGAATAAAAGAATAACCGTATTATCGCATATGCTCGTTTGGTTAACACTAATCTGTTTGCCTTATTTATTGTCTTACGGACAAGAACAAGATTTTAGTAGGGTAATTGCACATTTTTGGATTCCATTGTTCTTTTCTGCAATTATATTTTACCTCAATTATTTTGTGCTAATAGATCGTTTTTTGTTTCCTAAAAAAATGCTCTATTTTATTATCATCAATGCAGGAGCAATTGTTTGTTTTTTATATTTAAAAGAATATATAGAAGATAATTTCTTTAAAGACATCATTAAAAAAAGTGTTGCAGGTGTAGAACGAGTAAGACCACCATTTAAAATAGCAATCTACATACAAATACTATCATATCTAGCTCCCTTATTCTTTTCAATCGCTTTAAAATCTACAAAACGATGGATTAAAACAGAAGCAGAGCGTAAAGAAGCTGCTAATTTTAAATTAAAATCGGAGTTGCAGCATTTGCGTTATCAACTGCAACCACATTTCTTTTTTAACTCCTTAAATAATATTTATGCTTTGGTTGATATTTCGCCGGATCAGGCTAAAAAATCGATACATAGTTTAAGTAAGTTAATGCGTTATATGTTGTACGAAACAAATGAAGAATCCATTTCTTTATCTAAAGAAATGGATTTTATGAAAAAATATATCGATTTAATGAAACTACGTGTTTCTGATAAAACTAAAGTAAATTATCATTTTCCATCAGAAGAAACAGGGATAAAAATAGCCCCTTTATTATTTATATCATTAATAGAAAATGCTTTTAAACATGGCGTATCTGCAAGTAAACCAGGTACAATTGAAATCAACATGACTTGTAGTAATAAAAAAGTATTGTTTGTGATAGAAAATGAAAATTTTCCTAAAAAGATGGATGATAAGAGTGGCTCTGGCATTGGGATACCTAATATAGAAAAACGTTTAGAATTATTATATCCAAATAAAAATAGTTTTAAAACGGCTGTAACTAACAATCGTTTTGTAGCGGAATTAGAAATTGAAACGAACTAA
- a CDS encoding DUF6515 family protein: MKAFIKSFVLPSLFIVAVATSVSAQTRRTTTTKKTPVKTTRTTTTTRTTTTPKKSTSSKRIASKNVTYKKPTKKVVSVRNVPNRTVVKHNNQNYYYANNKYYTQSRGRYIVIAPKIGFRVRVLPTNYKRIRFNNYNYYNVNGTFYIHVNNEYEVVEPEVGTVVYELPNDYEKVVIDGQTYYEYANILYEKVQVDGTRAYEVVGVIDMD, encoded by the coding sequence ATGAAAGCATTTATAAAATCATTTGTATTACCATCGTTATTTATTGTAGCTGTTGCAACAAGCGTTTCTGCACAGACACGTAGAACTACAACAACTAAAAAAACACCGGTAAAAACAACCAGAACCACCACAACAACAAGAACTACAACAACACCTAAAAAAAGTACTTCTAGTAAACGAATTGCAAGTAAAAATGTAACGTATAAAAAGCCAACAAAAAAAGTGGTTTCGGTAAGAAACGTACCTAATAGAACTGTTGTAAAACATAATAACCAAAATTACTATTATGCAAATAATAAGTATTACACACAATCTAGAGGTCGTTATATTGTTATAGCTCCAAAAATTGGCTTTAGAGTTAGAGTTTTACCAACAAACTATAAAAGAATTAGGTTTAATAATTACAACTATTATAATGTAAATGGTACTTTTTACATACATGTAAATAATGAATACGAGGTAGTAGAGCCAGAAGTAGGTACAGTTGTATATGAGTTACCAAATGATTATGAAAAAGTAGTAATAGATGGTCAAACGTATTACGAATACGCAAATATTTTATACGAAAAAGTTCAGGTAGATGGTACTAGAGCTTATGAAGTGGTAGGTGTTATAGATATGGATTAA
- a CDS encoding mechanosensitive ion channel family protein has protein sequence MKIEHLLYDYLVTAGTSTTLATYINMFTLLTGVLIITFLIDFIIKKIIIQLFTQFAIKSKTNFDDLLVKNKVPRNIAHIIPLIFALEFTPLVFIDFQYIENIIQKGLEVFTIVLILWIVRSVLNALKDYLKTVPRLKDKPIDSYIQVFMIFSWVFGILSAFAIITGIEFIKFITTIGAASAVILLIFKDTILGFVASIQVSINDMVRIGDWITFEKYGADGDVIEINLSTVKVQNFDKTITTIPTYALISDSFKNWRGMTDADGRRIKRSLNINMDSIHHLSTKEVNNLKKIQSITTYLETRQANIDEYNQKNNINKELLLNGRNLTNIGVFRKYIETYIENHSGTNNDMMIMVRQLAPGTQGIPIEIYAFSNDKRWKNYEYIMSDIFDHVIASVPYFNLEIFELPNSSNFNNSKK, from the coding sequence ATGAAAATTGAACATCTATTATACGATTATTTAGTAACAGCAGGTACTTCTACTACGCTAGCAACATATATAAATATGTTTACTTTGCTAACAGGCGTATTAATTATTACTTTTTTAATCGATTTTATCATTAAAAAAATTATAATACAATTATTTACACAGTTTGCTATTAAGAGTAAAACTAATTTTGATGATTTATTAGTAAAAAACAAAGTACCAAGAAATATAGCGCATATCATTCCGTTAATTTTTGCTTTAGAATTTACTCCTTTAGTATTTATAGATTTTCAATATATTGAAAACATCATTCAAAAAGGATTAGAAGTATTTACCATTGTTCTAATACTTTGGATTGTACGAAGTGTTTTAAATGCGCTTAAAGACTACCTAAAAACAGTACCTCGTTTAAAAGACAAGCCCATAGATAGCTACATACAGGTATTTATGATTTTTTCTTGGGTTTTCGGAATCTTATCTGCCTTTGCAATAATTACCGGCATCGAGTTTATTAAATTTATTACCACTATTGGAGCTGCATCTGCAGTTATTCTTTTAATTTTTAAGGATACCATTTTAGGTTTTGTTGCAAGTATTCAGGTTTCTATTAATGATATGGTACGAATTGGAGATTGGATTACCTTTGAAAAATACGGAGCAGATGGAGATGTTATCGAAATTAATTTATCTACCGTAAAGGTTCAAAATTTTGATAAAACAATTACTACAATTCCTACTTATGCGTTAATTTCTGATTCTTTTAAAAACTGGAGAGGAATGACAGACGCTGATGGTAGACGAATAAAAAGATCGCTAAATATTAATATGGATAGTATTCATCATTTATCGACAAAGGAGGTAAATAATTTGAAAAAAATCCAGTCTATTACCACTTATTTAGAAACACGTCAGGCTAATATTGATGAGTATAACCAAAAAAATAACATCAATAAAGAATTGCTTTTAAATGGTAGAAACCTTACCAATATTGGTGTTTTTAGAAAATATATAGAAACTTATATAGAAAATCATTCTGGTACTAATAATGACATGATGATTATGGTACGTCAATTAGCTCCTGGAACACAAGGAATTCCTATAGAAATTTATGCTTTTAGTAATGACAAACGTTGGAAAAATTACGAGTACATTATGTCTGATATTTTTGATCATGTAATTGCCTCTGTTCCTTATTTTAATTTAGAAATTTTTGAATTGCCTAATAGTTCTAATTTTAACAATTCTAAAAAATAG
- a CDS encoding thiamine phosphate synthase codes for MIPKLHYISQGNSPKEHLENIQKACSSGAELVQLRINGVSEKKYLKLAKEAREITSHFQTRLILNNHYKIAKEVKADGVHLENIDFCATTALEHLYTWQIVGATANTLQDCETLLSKKVDYITLSPFRVSSEKENIPTILGLNGFTVILDALKTETPIIGEGEIITDDITAILETGISGVAVATAITQNFDSIKLFNQLLSASSIDEQRHTF; via the coding sequence ATGATTCCTAAATTACATTACATATCTCAAGGAAACTCTCCAAAAGAACATTTAGAAAATATTCAGAAAGCGTGTTCATCTGGTGCAGAATTAGTACAATTACGTATAAATGGTGTTTCTGAAAAAAAATATTTAAAATTAGCAAAAGAAGCTAGAGAAATTACGTCTCACTTTCAAACAAGGTTAATTTTAAACAATCATTACAAAATAGCAAAAGAAGTAAAAGCAGATGGTGTGCATTTAGAAAATATAGATTTTTGCGCAACAACAGCTTTAGAGCATTTGTATACTTGGCAAATTGTAGGTGCAACTGCAAATACCTTACAAGATTGTGAAACCTTACTTAGTAAAAAAGTAGATTATATTACTTTAAGTCCGTTTAGAGTTTCATCAGAAAAAGAAAATATACCAACTATTTTAGGTTTAAATGGTTTTACGGTTATTTTAGATGCTTTAAAAACCGAAACCCCAATAATTGGTGAAGGAGAAATTATTACAGATGATATTACAGCTATTTTAGAAACAGGTATTTCTGGTGTTGCCGTAGCTACAGCAATTACACAAAACTTTGATAGTATTAAATTGTTTAATCAATTACTAAGTGCTTCTTCTATCGATGAACAACGTCATACATTTTAA
- a CDS encoding LytR/AlgR family response regulator transcription factor, producing MSNLKISCVIVDDEPMALNLVESYVEKTPFLVLKKKCSSAIEAMEFIKNEPVDLLFLDIQMPDLTGIEFSKMLPKETRVIFTTAFDQYALEGFKVEALDYLLKPFDYAEFLAAANKANTWFELVKGKQQKVVSEEKEFLFVKSEYKQLRIKLADVLYFEGLKDYIKIWVKDNPKAILTLMSLKSLEEELPETHFMRVHRSFIVSLKNVEVIERSQIIINNQRITVSEQYKPKFLEFVNNNSLNN from the coding sequence ATGAGCAACTTAAAAATATCTTGTGTTATTGTAGATGATGAACCTATGGCACTTAATTTAGTGGAAAGTTATGTAGAAAAAACACCTTTTCTAGTGCTAAAAAAGAAGTGTAGTAGCGCCATTGAAGCCATGGAGTTTATTAAAAATGAGCCTGTAGATTTGTTGTTTTTAGACATTCAAATGCCCGATTTAACAGGTATTGAGTTTTCTAAAATGTTGCCTAAAGAAACTCGTGTTATTTTTACTACTGCTTTTGATCAATATGCATTAGAAGGTTTTAAAGTAGAAGCTTTAGATTACCTTTTAAAACCTTTTGATTATGCCGAGTTTCTAGCGGCAGCTAATAAAGCAAATACATGGTTTGAGTTGGTAAAAGGAAAACAACAAAAAGTGGTTTCTGAAGAAAAAGAGTTTCTTTTTGTAAAATCTGAATACAAACAATTGCGTATTAAATTGGCAGATGTCTTGTATTTTGAAGGCTTAAAAGACTATATAAAAATATGGGTAAAAGACAATCCGAAAGCTATTTTAACGCTTATGAGTTTAAAGTCTTTAGAAGAAGAATTACCAGAAACTCATTTTATGCGAGTGCACCGTTCTTTTATTGTTTCACTAAAAAATGTTGAAGTTATAGAGCGTAGTCAGATTATTATCAACAACCAACGTATTACTGTTTCTGAACAATACAAACCTAAGTTTTTGGAGTTTGTGAATAATAATTCTTTAAATAATTAA